The following are encoded in a window of Novosphingobium sp. THN1 genomic DNA:
- the accC gene encoding acetyl-CoA carboxylase biotin carboxylase subunit, which translates to MAIKRLLIANRGEIALRIHRAAHEMGIETVAVHSTADADAMHVRLADHAVCIGPPAAKDSYLNVAAIISAAEITHADAIHPGYGFLSENAKFAEIVEAHDITWIGPKPEHIRTMGDKIEAKRTAGALGLPLVPGSDGAVSDLEEARAIAEKAGYPVIIKAASGGGGRGMKVCNSPEQLETLIQQAGSEAKAAFGDATVYIEKYLGNPRHIEFQIFGDGNGNAIHLGERDCSLQRRHQKVLEEAPSPVISAEERNRMGGIVAKAMADMGYRGAGTIEFLWENGEFYFIEMNTRLQVEHPVTEAITGVDLVREQIRIADGKPLSVSQDEIEFKGHAIECRINAEDPFTFAPSPGLVKSYHAAGGMHVRVDSGLYAGYKIPPYYDSMIAKLIVYGRTREGCIMRLKRALEEMVIEGPKTSIPLHQRLLNEPDFLSGDYTIKWLEEWLAKDA; encoded by the coding sequence ATGGCCATCAAGCGCCTGCTTATCGCCAACCGCGGCGAAATCGCGCTGCGCATCCACCGCGCCGCGCACGAAATGGGCATAGAGACGGTGGCGGTGCACTCCACCGCCGATGCCGACGCGATGCACGTTCGCCTGGCAGACCACGCGGTGTGCATCGGTCCGCCCGCGGCCAAGGACAGCTACCTTAACGTCGCGGCGATCATTTCGGCAGCCGAAATCACCCACGCGGACGCGATCCACCCGGGCTACGGCTTCCTATCGGAAAATGCCAAGTTCGCCGAGATCGTCGAAGCGCACGACATCACCTGGATCGGCCCCAAGCCTGAGCACATCCGCACGATGGGTGACAAGATCGAGGCCAAGCGCACTGCTGGCGCGCTCGGCCTGCCGCTCGTGCCCGGCTCGGACGGCGCGGTTTCGGATCTCGAAGAAGCCAGGGCGATTGCCGAGAAGGCCGGCTATCCGGTGATCATCAAGGCCGCTTCGGGCGGTGGCGGTCGCGGCATGAAGGTCTGCAACAGTCCGGAGCAGCTCGAAACGCTGATTCAGCAGGCCGGTAGCGAGGCCAAGGCCGCGTTTGGCGATGCCACGGTCTATATCGAGAAATACCTCGGCAATCCGCGCCACATCGAATTCCAGATCTTCGGTGATGGCAATGGCAACGCGATCCACCTTGGTGAGCGTGACTGCTCGCTGCAGCGCCGCCACCAGAAGGTGCTGGAAGAAGCGCCCTCGCCGGTCATTTCGGCCGAAGAGCGCAACCGCATGGGCGGCATCGTTGCCAAGGCGATGGCCGACATGGGCTATCGCGGCGCTGGCACGATCGAGTTCCTCTGGGAAAACGGCGAGTTCTACTTCATCGAGATGAACACCCGCCTGCAGGTGGAGCACCCGGTTACCGAAGCGATCACCGGCGTCGATCTGGTGCGCGAGCAGATCCGCATTGCCGATGGCAAGCCGCTGTCGGTCAGCCAGGACGAGATCGAGTTCAAGGGCCACGCGATCGAGTGCCGCATCAATGCGGAAGACCCGTTCACGTTCGCGCCCTCGCCCGGCTTAGTGAAGAGCTATCACGCGGCAGGCGGCATGCACGTTCGCGTCGATTCCGGGCTCTATGCCGGGTACAAGATCCCGCCGTACTATGACTCGATGATCGCCAAGCTGATCGTCTACGGCCGCACCCGTGAGGGTTGCATCATGCGCCTCAAGCGGGCGCTCGAGGAAATGGTCATCGAAGGCCCAAAGACCTCGATCCCGCTGCACCAGCGTCTTTTGAACGAGCCGGATTTCCTTTCTGGCGACTATACCATCAAATGGCTGGAAGAGTGGCTGGCGAAGGACGCCTGA
- a CDS encoding DedA family protein yields MNDWIVHLIEGGGYWGIAFLMVIENVFPPIPSEVIMGLGGIAVARGRMEFWPLMLAGTVGSTLGNYCWYLLGRSLGYQRLQPFVNRFGRWLTVEWEDVEAIVRFFRRHGQWVVFAVRFAPFMRTMISLPAGLTRMGHSRFLLFTFAGAAIWNAILSGAGYYLGRNFGEIEKYTGPIATATLVIVAIAYVWRVLTWRPRGG; encoded by the coding sequence ATGAATGACTGGATCGTCCACCTGATCGAAGGCGGCGGCTATTGGGGCATCGCGTTCCTGATGGTCATTGAAAACGTGTTTCCGCCGATACCGTCCGAAGTGATTATGGGCTTGGGCGGCATTGCTGTTGCGCGGGGGCGGATGGAGTTCTGGCCGCTGATGCTGGCAGGAACGGTCGGCTCTACGTTGGGCAATTACTGCTGGTACCTGCTTGGCCGATCGCTTGGCTATCAAAGGTTACAACCGTTCGTGAACCGGTTCGGGCGATGGCTTACCGTGGAGTGGGAGGATGTCGAGGCGATTGTCCGGTTCTTCCGGCGCCATGGCCAGTGGGTCGTGTTTGCTGTCCGGTTTGCGCCGTTCATGCGAACGATGATCTCCTTGCCAGCGGGCCTCACGCGCATGGGGCATAGCCGTTTCCTGCTGTTCACTTTCGCAGGCGCGGCGATCTGGAACGCAATCCTCAGCGGTGCGGGCTATTACCTCGGCCGCAATTTTGGCGAGATCGAGAAGTACACCGGCCCGATTGCCACGGCGACACTGGTTATCGTGGCAATAGCCTATGTGTGGCGCGTGCTGACCTGGAGGCCACGTGGGGGTTGA
- the gshB gene encoding glutathione synthase, translating into MTLRVAVQMDPLHSINIAGDSSFALMLSAQERGHEVYHYDVGSLTLDEDDRLIAHARPVTVQRVEGDHYKTGDLRRLDLGRDIDVVLMRQDPPFHMGYITATHLLERIEGETLVVNNPRSVRNAPEKVMVLDYRRFMPPTIVTRSVEEVRLFQKKHGAIVVKPIHGNGGKAIFRVGPEGENLGALFEVFNQTWPEPHMVQAFLPEVAKGDKRIVLVDGEIAGAINRKPGEGEFRSNLAVGGYAEKTELTPEEQEICAALGPELKRLGLIFVGIDVIGGKYLTEINVTSPTGIVAIDKFNGTDTPGMIWDAIEARL; encoded by the coding sequence ATGACACTCCGCGTCGCGGTTCAGATGGACCCGCTCCACTCCATTAATATTGCTGGAGATTCCAGCTTTGCACTGATGCTTTCGGCGCAGGAGCGCGGGCACGAGGTTTACCATTACGACGTTGGCTCACTGACGCTGGACGAAGATGACCGGCTGATTGCCCATGCCCGCCCGGTCACGGTGCAGCGCGTGGAAGGCGACCACTACAAGACCGGCGACCTGCGCCGGCTCGATCTTGGGCGCGATATCGATGTGGTCCTCATGCGGCAGGACCCGCCGTTCCATATGGGTTACATCACGGCGACGCATCTGCTTGAGCGGATCGAGGGCGAGACGCTGGTCGTCAACAACCCCCGGAGCGTTCGAAATGCGCCTGAAAAGGTCATGGTGCTGGACTACCGACGCTTCATGCCGCCGACCATCGTGACCCGCTCGGTCGAGGAAGTGCGGCTGTTCCAGAAGAAGCACGGCGCGATCGTCGTGAAGCCGATCCACGGCAATGGCGGCAAGGCGATCTTTCGCGTCGGACCTGAAGGGGAAAACCTCGGCGCGCTGTTCGAGGTGTTCAACCAGACCTGGCCCGAACCGCACATGGTGCAGGCATTCCTTCCCGAAGTTGCCAAGGGCGACAAGCGCATCGTCCTGGTCGATGGCGAGATTGCCGGCGCGATCAACCGCAAGCCGGGTGAGGGTGAGTTCCGCTCGAACCTTGCTGTCGGCGGCTATGCCGAAAAGACCGAACTGACGCCCGAAGAGCAGGAGATCTGCGCCGCACTCGGGCCGGAACTGAAGCGTCTCGGCCTGATATTCGTCGGCATCGATGTGATCGGCGGCAAGTACCTGACCGAGATCAACGTCACATCGCCGACCGGTATCGTCGCAATCGACAAGTTCAATGGCACCGATACGCCGGGAATGATCTGGGACGCGATCGAGGCGCGGCTCTAA
- a CDS encoding YraN family protein — MKRAEAEQRGRRAEVLAAWWLRLLGWRILAQRVKLKAGEVDLIARKGRTVAFIEVKWRKDAWQLGASIDAHRLRRVARAAEVLAAKYAGPGDELRIDVILMAPGKWPRRIANAWQPGA; from the coding sequence ATGAAACGGGCCGAGGCCGAGCAGCGGGGGCGACGGGCGGAAGTGCTGGCGGCGTGGTGGCTGCGACTTCTCGGCTGGCGCATCCTGGCGCAGCGGGTGAAGCTCAAGGCAGGCGAGGTGGATCTGATCGCGCGAAAAGGGCGGACGGTTGCGTTCATCGAAGTGAAGTGGCGCAAGGACGCCTGGCAACTCGGCGCGTCGATTGATGCTCACCGCTTGCGCCGTGTGGCACGGGCTGCGGAGGTGCTCGCCGCAAAGTATGCCGGGCCGGGGGACGAACTTCGGATTGACGTGATCCTGATGGCCCCGGGAAAGTGGCCGCGCCGGATTGCCAACGCCTGGCAACCCGGCGCCTGA
- the rsmI gene encoding 16S rRNA (cytidine(1402)-2'-O)-methyltransferase: MDTSPLAPGLYIVATPIGNLGDMTRRATDTLGRCDLVACEDTRVTGKLLNLLGLHKPMRRYDDHASDGAREALLAEMAIKAVALVSDAGTPLISDPGYKLVREARARGVTVTSLPGASAVVTALSMAGLPTDRFLFAGFLPNKEKARGDVLTELSGVPATLAFYETGPRLVASLEAIAERLPRREVAVARELTKLHEECRTGSAAELATYYSAQPPKGEIVLLIAPPGESEAPDDDVIDAELRAALTEMSTSQAAGKVAKAHGLDRKALYARAMALKQ; this comes from the coding sequence ATGGATACGTCGCCTCTTGCACCCGGTCTCTATATTGTTGCCACGCCTATTGGCAATCTTGGTGACATGACCCGTCGCGCCACAGACACGCTTGGGCGCTGTGATCTGGTCGCCTGCGAAGATACGCGGGTGACAGGGAAATTGTTGAATCTGCTTGGCCTTCACAAGCCGATGCGGCGCTATGACGATCATGCCAGCGATGGTGCAAGGGAAGCGCTGCTGGCGGAAATGGCAATCAAGGCGGTTGCACTGGTGTCGGACGCAGGAACGCCATTGATTTCCGATCCGGGATACAAGCTGGTGCGAGAAGCGCGGGCGCGTGGTGTCACTGTAACCTCGCTGCCGGGCGCGAGCGCGGTCGTGACGGCATTGTCGATGGCGGGGCTGCCTACGGATCGGTTCCTGTTTGCGGGGTTCCTGCCGAACAAGGAGAAGGCGCGCGGCGATGTCCTGACCGAACTTTCCGGCGTCCCGGCTACGCTGGCGTTCTATGAGACGGGGCCGCGCCTCGTCGCTTCGCTTGAAGCCATCGCCGAGCGCTTGCCACGGCGCGAAGTTGCCGTTGCACGAGAGCTGACCAAGCTGCACGAGGAATGCCGGACCGGCTCTGCGGCGGAACTTGCGACGTATTATTCGGCACAGCCGCCGAAGGGTGAGATCGTGCTGCTCATTGCTCCGCCCGGTGAATCCGAGGCGCCCGATGATGATGTCATCGACGCAGAGCTGCGTGCAGCGCTCACCGAGATGTCGACATCGCAGGCGGCGGGCAAAGTGGCCAAGGCGCACGGGCTGGACCGCAAGGCGCTTTACGCACGGGCCATGGCACTGAAGCAATGA
- a CDS encoding penicillin-binding protein activator translates to MTERQEGVQGMIEGQSGDWRETGLRRSRRWLVTGTLALLAGCTVIPKGTGPIAEPTEKAPDANVLPTDAGRHRVALLVPMTGPNASVGQSIANAATMAVLDTSAANLRITTYDTATGAGSAAARAIADGNKLILGPLLSDDVVLVSNVARPAKVPMITYSNDSAVASRDVFVMGQAPGQSITRVLGFAKSRGVKSVAAIIPTGDYGQRATAGLTEAARANGVTVTAIETYDRGNTSVASAVRRAKDKGRFDALLIADGSRIALQAGPLAGKGVKLLGTELWSGEGAIAKSAAMRGAWFAAVSDQRFGQFEKSYATRFGATPSRLATLGYDSVLLTLNIARTWKPGTTFPTTKLYDPQGFIGLDGVFRFTASGMAERAMEVREVGAGTFATVSPAPPKF, encoded by the coding sequence ATGACAGAGCGACAAGAGGGTGTGCAGGGAATGATCGAGGGACAATCGGGCGACTGGCGCGAAACTGGCTTGCGCCGCTCCCGCAGATGGCTTGTCACCGGCACGCTGGCCCTGCTGGCAGGTTGCACTGTCATCCCCAAGGGCACCGGCCCGATTGCCGAGCCGACTGAAAAAGCGCCTGACGCAAACGTCCTGCCTACCGATGCCGGTCGCCACCGCGTCGCATTGCTGGTGCCAATGACAGGGCCCAATGCATCCGTCGGTCAATCAATAGCCAATGCCGCAACGATGGCCGTGCTCGATACAAGCGCGGCGAACCTGCGTATCACGACATATGACACTGCAACCGGCGCTGGCAGCGCGGCGGCCCGCGCCATCGCCGATGGCAACAAGCTGATCCTCGGCCCCCTGCTGTCCGATGATGTCGTGCTGGTCTCCAATGTCGCACGCCCGGCCAAAGTCCCGATGATTACCTATTCGAACGACAGTGCCGTCGCCTCGCGCGATGTCTTCGTCATGGGGCAGGCTCCCGGCCAATCGATCACCCGCGTTCTCGGTTTCGCCAAGTCGCGTGGTGTCAAATCCGTTGCCGCAATCATCCCGACCGGTGATTACGGGCAGCGGGCCACCGCAGGGTTGACCGAAGCAGCGCGGGCCAACGGCGTCACCGTCACCGCCATCGAGACCTATGATCGCGGCAATACATCCGTTGCCAGCGCCGTACGTCGGGCAAAGGACAAGGGGCGTTTCGATGCTCTGCTGATCGCGGATGGTAGCCGCATCGCGCTTCAGGCAGGTCCGCTCGCCGGAAAAGGCGTCAAGCTTCTGGGCACCGAATTGTGGAGCGGTGAAGGCGCAATCGCAAAATCGGCCGCCATGCGCGGCGCTTGGTTCGCTGCCGTTTCCGACCAGCGCTTCGGCCAATTTGAAAAGAGCTATGCCACGCGGTTTGGCGCAACGCCATCGCGCCTCGCGACCCTGGGCTACGATAGTGTGTTGCTGACGCTCAACATCGCGCGGACATGGAAGCCGGGCACGACCTTCCCTACCACAAAGCTTTATGACCCGCAGGGCTTCATCGGGCTCGACGGTGTGTTCCGCTTCACCGCAAGCGGCATGGCTGAGCGGGCAATGGAAGTGCGCGAGGTCGGCGCTGGCACCTTCGCCACCGTATCACCCGCGCCGCCCAAGTTCTGA
- the parE gene encoding DNA topoisomerase IV subunit B: MSDDLFDKLPATSAAEAYDGSAIEVLEGLEPVRRRPGMYIGGTDERALHHLAAEVLDNAMDEAVAGHANRIEVQLEEGNRLTISDNGRGIPVDEHPKYPGKSALEVILTTLHSGGKFSGKAYATSGGLHGVGVSVVNALSSLTRIEVARNKELYAQEFSRGNPTTKLMKIGNAPNRRGTQVTFIPDLEIFGEDAKFKPARLFRLVRSKAYLFAGVEIRWKCAPSLASEDVPAEAVFQFPGGLADHLAEQVSGRECVTSVPFAGRQDFPLGPNGEENGRVEWAIAWPLWSDGSYSWYCNTIPTPDGGTHEQGLRAALTKGIRAFAELIGQKKAKDIAPEDMITGSEIMLSVFIRDPQFQSQTKDRLTSPEAARMVEAAVRDHFDHFLTDNMERGKALLGAVMERMDERLRRKAEREVKRKTATNARKLRLPGKLTDCSGEGEGETELFIVEGDSAGGSAKQARDRKTQAILPIRGKILNVASATADKIRANQEIADLALALGCGMRKDCNPDALRYDRVIIMTDADVDGAHIATLLMTFFFQEMPELVRRGHLYLAQPPLYRLTSGSTSAYAKDDAHRAELEATKFKGKKVEVGRFKGLGEMNPQQLRETTMAPATRSLIRITLPPEYEGRAAVKELVDRLMGRDPAQRFMFIQNRASEIDPELIDA; encoded by the coding sequence ATGTCCGACGACCTTTTCGACAAGCTCCCCGCCACCAGCGCAGCCGAGGCTTATGACGGCTCCGCCATCGAAGTTCTCGAGGGCCTTGAACCGGTCCGCCGCCGCCCCGGCATGTACATCGGCGGCACGGACGAGCGTGCGCTGCACCACCTCGCTGCCGAAGTGCTCGACAATGCGATGGACGAGGCGGTCGCCGGCCACGCCAACCGCATCGAAGTGCAGCTGGAGGAAGGCAACCGCCTGACCATTTCGGACAATGGTCGCGGCATCCCAGTGGACGAGCATCCCAAGTATCCCGGGAAGTCCGCGCTCGAGGTGATCCTCACCACGCTGCACTCAGGCGGGAAGTTCTCCGGCAAGGCCTATGCCACCAGCGGCGGTTTGCACGGTGTCGGCGTCTCGGTGGTCAACGCGCTGTCCTCGCTCACCCGCATCGAAGTCGCGCGCAACAAGGAGCTTTACGCGCAGGAGTTCTCGCGCGGAAACCCGACAACCAAGCTGATGAAGATCGGCAATGCCCCCAACCGGCGCGGCACGCAGGTTACCTTCATCCCGGATCTTGAAATCTTTGGTGAGGACGCGAAGTTCAAGCCAGCCCGCCTGTTCCGGCTGGTCCGATCCAAGGCCTACCTGTTCGCAGGTGTAGAGATCCGCTGGAAGTGCGCCCCGTCACTCGCCAGCGAGGACGTGCCGGCCGAAGCGGTGTTCCAGTTCCCCGGCGGCCTTGCCGATCACCTCGCCGAACAGGTCTCTGGCCGTGAATGCGTCACCTCGGTGCCTTTCGCCGGGCGACAGGACTTCCCGCTCGGCCCCAACGGGGAAGAGAATGGCCGCGTCGAATGGGCCATCGCCTGGCCCCTGTGGTCTGACGGTTCATACAGCTGGTACTGCAACACCATCCCCACGCCCGATGGCGGCACCCACGAACAGGGCCTGCGCGCCGCGCTGACCAAGGGCATCCGCGCCTTTGCCGAGCTTATCGGCCAGAAAAAGGCCAAGGACATCGCGCCCGAGGACATGATCACCGGTAGCGAGATCATGCTCTCGGTCTTTATCCGCGATCCCCAGTTCCAGAGCCAGACCAAGGACCGCCTCACCAGCCCCGAGGCCGCGCGCATGGTCGAGGCCGCCGTGCGCGACCATTTCGACCATTTCCTCACCGACAATATGGAGCGCGGCAAGGCCCTGCTCGGCGCGGTGATGGAGCGCATGGACGAACGCCTGCGCCGCAAGGCGGAGCGCGAAGTGAAGCGCAAGACCGCCACCAACGCCCGCAAGTTGCGCCTTCCCGGCAAGCTCACCGATTGCTCGGGCGAAGGTGAAGGCGAGACCGAACTGTTCATCGTCGAGGGTGATTCGGCAGGCGGCAGCGCCAAGCAGGCGCGCGATCGAAAGACGCAGGCGATCCTGCCGATCCGCGGCAAGATCCTCAACGTCGCCAGCGCCACGGCTGACAAGATTCGCGCCAATCAGGAAATCGCCGACCTCGCCCTTGCGCTGGGCTGCGGCATGCGCAAGGACTGCAATCCCGATGCGCTGCGTTATGACCGCGTGATCATCATGACCGATGCCGACGTCGACGGTGCGCATATCGCCACGTTGCTGATGACGTTCTTCTTCCAGGAAATGCCCGAGCTCGTCCGCCGCGGCCACCTCTACCTCGCCCAGCCTCCGCTTTACCGGCTGACCAGCGGCAGCACCTCGGCCTACGCCAAGGACGACGCCCACCGTGCCGAGCTGGAAGCCACCAAGTTCAAGGGCAAGAAGGTTGAAGTCGGCCGCTTCAAGGGCCTCGGCGAAATGAATCCGCAGCAGCTGCGCGAAACCACCATGGCGCCCGCCACCCGCAGCCTGATCCGCATAACGCTGCCCCCAGAATACGAAGGCCGCGCGGCAGTGAAGGAACTCGTCGACCGCCTGATGGGCCGCGATCCCGCCCAGCGCTTCATGTTCATCCAGAACCGCGCGAGCGAGATCGATCCGGAATTGATTGACGCCTGA
- a CDS encoding putative quinol monooxygenase has protein sequence MIIVTGSAVVLPDRLDEALAVGIAHSVRSRSEPGCLDHNCHVDAEDENRIVFVEYWADMAALQAHFAVPESSAFVRQMTALAVAPPKIQLFQAQETPMG, from the coding sequence ATGATCATTGTCACCGGCAGCGCAGTTGTTCTGCCCGATCGGCTTGATGAGGCGCTTGCGGTTGGGATTGCGCATTCGGTCAGGTCACGGAGTGAGCCCGGCTGCCTGGATCACAACTGCCATGTGGATGCTGAGGACGAGAACCGGATCGTCTTCGTTGAATACTGGGCTGACATGGCGGCGCTCCAGGCGCATTTCGCCGTGCCGGAATCAAGTGCCTTCGTGCGCCAGATGACAGCTCTTGCGGTCGCACCACCGAAGATCCAGCTGTTCCAGGCTCAAGAAACACCGATGGGCTGA
- a CDS encoding MoxR family ATPase, with protein sequence MRFEGTSNYVATEDLKVAVNAAVLLRRPLLVKGEPGTGKTVLAHEIAKAVNAPLIEWNVKSTTKAQQGLYEYDAVARLRDGQLGDERVHDIRNYIKKGKLWEAFTSPTLPVLLIDEIDKADIEFPNDLLQELDRMSFDVYETQERIEARERPIVVITSNNEKELPDAFLRRCFFHYIKFPDRDTMQAIIDVHFPGIQKTLVSKAMEVFYEIREVPGLKKKPSTSELLDWLKLLLNEDMPLDVLQNRDPTKAIPPLHGALLKNEQDIMLFERLAFMARRPGN encoded by the coding sequence ATGCGCTTTGAAGGCACCAGCAATTACGTCGCTACCGAAGATCTCAAGGTCGCCGTCAACGCAGCCGTCCTGCTGCGCCGTCCGCTTCTGGTAAAGGGAGAGCCCGGCACCGGCAAGACCGTGCTTGCGCATGAAATCGCCAAGGCAGTGAACGCGCCGCTCATCGAATGGAACGTGAAATCCACGACCAAGGCGCAGCAAGGCCTTTACGAGTACGACGCCGTCGCCCGCCTACGCGACGGGCAGCTCGGCGATGAGCGTGTCCACGACATCCGCAACTACATCAAGAAGGGCAAATTGTGGGAGGCCTTCACCAGCCCGACCCTGCCCGTGCTGCTGATCGACGAGATCGACAAGGCCGACATCGAATTCCCGAACGACCTTCTGCAGGAGCTCGATCGCATGAGCTTCGACGTATACGAGACGCAAGAGCGCATCGAAGCCCGGGAACGCCCGATCGTCGTAATCACGTCGAACAACGAGAAGGAACTCCCCGACGCCTTCCTGCGCCGTTGTTTCTTCCATTACATCAAGTTCCCCGATCGCGACACGATGCAGGCGATCATCGACGTCCACTTCCCCGGCATCCAGAAGACGCTGGTGAGCAAGGCGATGGAAGTGTTCTACGAAATCCGCGAAGTGCCTGGCCTCAAGAAGAAGCCCAGCACATCCGAACTGCTCGACTGGCTGAAGCTTCTGCTGAACGAGGACATGCCGCTGGACGTCCTCCAGAACCGCGACCCGACCAAGGCCATTCCGCCACTGCACGGCGCCCTGCTCAAGAACGAGCAGGACATCATGCTGTTCGAGCGCCTGGCCTTCATGGCCCGTCGTCCGGGCAACTGA
- a CDS encoding GFA family protein, producing MPHVGGCLCGAVRYAISAEPQGARMCWCRDCQRIASGSATVNVLFPEAAVAIEGELESFSMIADSGNTVERGFCKACGAQIYSRTVSPTGLPMRIRAGTLDDPELAPPTAIIWADSAPSWAPIPEDLPRHPKGPPPVS from the coding sequence ATGCCCCACGTCGGCGGATGCCTCTGCGGCGCAGTGCGCTATGCGATCTCCGCCGAACCACAGGGCGCGCGCATGTGCTGGTGCCGCGATTGCCAACGGATCGCCAGCGGATCGGCTACGGTTAACGTGCTGTTTCCGGAAGCCGCCGTGGCGATCGAAGGCGAACTCGAATCGTTCTCCATGATTGCCGACAGCGGCAACACTGTGGAACGCGGCTTTTGCAAGGCCTGTGGCGCGCAAATCTACAGTCGCACTGTTTCGCCGACCGGCCTGCCGATGCGCATCCGTGCCGGCACGCTCGACGACCCCGAACTCGCGCCGCCGACAGCAATCATCTGGGCCGACAGCGCACCGAGTTGGGCGCCAATTCCTGAAGATCTCCCGCGTCACCCGAAAGGTCCGCCGCCGGTCAGTTGA
- a CDS encoding glutathione S-transferase family protein encodes MTLKLYSFGPAANSMKPLLTVFEKGLDVEKHRLDPAKFEHHTDWFKAINPRGQVPALVDGDKVVTESTVICEYLEDEYPTEVTLRPADSFGRAQMRIWTKWVDEYFCWCVSTIGWHRYVGNMVKGLSDAEFEEKVKAIPVVEQQVKWRRAREGFPQDLLDEEMRKIGYSVRKLDDHLANHEWLVPGQYTLADICNFAIANGMPFGFKELVNKEDTPHLVRWIDQINERPAVKAMFAQVELEKLGPRE; translated from the coding sequence ATGACACTCAAGCTCTACAGTTTTGGACCGGCTGCCAACTCGATGAAACCGCTGCTGACGGTGTTCGAAAAGGGTCTCGATGTCGAGAAGCATAGGCTCGATCCCGCCAAGTTCGAGCATCACACTGACTGGTTCAAGGCCATCAATCCGCGTGGTCAGGTTCCAGCGCTGGTGGATGGCGACAAGGTCGTCACGGAATCGACGGTCATCTGTGAATACCTCGAGGACGAATATCCGACCGAGGTGACACTGCGTCCGGCGGACAGCTTTGGTCGCGCGCAGATGCGGATCTGGACGAAGTGGGTAGACGAATACTTCTGCTGGTGCGTCTCGACCATTGGCTGGCACCGCTATGTCGGCAACATGGTCAAGGGCCTCAGCGACGCCGAGTTCGAGGAGAAGGTGAAGGCGATCCCGGTGGTCGAGCAACAGGTGAAGTGGCGGCGTGCCCGCGAAGGCTTCCCGCAGGACCTGCTCGACGAGGAAATGCGCAAGATCGGCTACTCAGTGCGAAAGCTGGACGACCATCTGGCCAATCACGAATGGCTGGTGCCGGGGCAATATACCCTCGCCGACATCTGCAATTTCGCCATCGCCAACGGCATGCCTTTTGGCTTCAAGGAATTGGTCAACAAGGAGGATACGCCTCATCTCGTGCGCTGGATCGACCAGATAAACGAGCGGCCGGCAGTAAAGGCGATGTTTGCGCAGGTGGAACTGGAGAAGCTGGGCCCGCGGGAGTGA
- a CDS encoding GFA family protein — MPYSGQCACGCVFLKIAGEPIATRQCWCRQCQQIAAGGPTNNAIFKAENVSITGTLAHCEWKAASGNTLTFHFCPACGTQILAQSSARLHLKTVRLGALDAGHGLRPEAIIWTEDAPPWAMLDPSLESWPQQPPVPPPVG; from the coding sequence ATGCCCTATTCCGGTCAATGTGCTTGCGGTTGCGTCTTCCTCAAGATCGCCGGGGAACCCATTGCGACGCGCCAATGCTGGTGCCGCCAGTGCCAGCAGATTGCCGCCGGAGGCCCGACCAACAACGCAATTTTCAAGGCGGAAAACGTCAGCATCACTGGAACGCTCGCCCATTGCGAATGGAAGGCAGCCAGTGGCAATACCCTGACGTTTCACTTCTGCCCCGCCTGCGGCACGCAGATCCTTGCACAAAGCTCGGCGCGCCTCCACCTCAAGACGGTGCGCCTTGGTGCCCTTGACGCGGGCCACGGCCTGCGTCCCGAAGCGATCATCTGGACCGAGGATGCGCCGCCCTGGGCCATGCTTGACCCTTCGCTCGAAAGCTGGCCGCAACAGCCCCCTGTCCCGCCGCCCGTCGGTTAA